DNA from Patescibacteria group bacterium:
AATAAGGCTTTGGTTTCCGCCATACCCGGCACGACCCGCGACCGCAATTTTGCCGACTGCCTCTGGAGAGGCCTCCTGATTCAGATTATTGACACCGGCGGATATGAGCATGGCGGAACCGGATCAATCACCGCGGGCATAAAAAAACAGATTGAATCCGCTCTGCGCGATGCGGATCTGATTTTTTTCGTCGCGAGCATTCAGGACGGAGTTTTGCCCGAAGATATAGAATTCGCAAAACTGGTAAAAAAATTCAATAAAAAAGTAATCTTTCTTGCCAATAAGTCCGATAATCAGATGCTGTCCGTGCGGGTTCATGATCCCGAATGGCGCCGCCTCAACCTTGGCGTGCCGCGTCCGATTTCCGCCGCTTCCGGCGTCGGTCTCGGCGACGCGCTGGATGAGGCCTATGCGGTTTTAAAAAAAATAAAACATCCGCCCCAGCCGATTGATAAAATCCAGGCCCTGAAGATTGCCGTCATCGGCAAACCGAATGTGGGAAAATCTTCGCTCACGAATTCCCTGCTCGGCGAAGAACGCATGATTGTGTCGGATATCGCGTTTACTACCCGCGAACCGCAGGATACGTTCCTCTCGCTTGAGGGAAAAAATTATCTCATCGTTGACACGGCCGGCATCCGCAAACACGCAAAGATACAAAAAGGCCTTGAAACAAAGGGTGTGGAAAAAACCAAAACCGTTGCCGATATTGTTGACATAATTCTTTTTGTTCTGAATATTTCCGAGCCGATCGGAGTTCAGGACAAAATGCTCGCGAAACTGGTTGCCGAGTCCGGCAAGGGAGTCATCGTCATCGCGAACAAGTGGGATCTGCTCGAGCGCCACGAAGAAATTGGCGCCCGGATGAACGAATATATTCACGCCCATCTCCCCCATCTCGCCTGGGCGCCGATTAGTTTTATTTCCGCGAAGTCCGGCCGTAATGTACAAAAAATATTATCAATCGCTGAAACGATTCAAAAAGAACGCGAGCGCACGATTCCGGCCGAAGAGCTTGAATCATTTCTTCGGTCCGCGCTCAAACATTCGCGCCCCATCGGCGGCGAAGGCATGACCGTCCCCCCGAAAATCTACGGCATGGCGCAAATCGGCATCGCCCCGCCGGAATTTGAAATAGTTGTAAAAACCAAACACGTCATCCATCCGAATTATCTCAAATACATAGAAAAACGAATGCGCGAAAAATTCGGTTTTCAAGGAACCCCAATTATAGTAAAATCAAGAAGCAGATAGCTATGATTCTTCTCATCGGCCTGGGCAACCCGGGCGCAAAATACAAAAATACTCCGCACAACCTCGGCTTTGACGCGCTCGACCGGCTGTGCCCGGATTTTAAATTGAATAAAAAATTCAAATCCCAAATCGCCAAAGGCATTTTTCTGGGCCGGGAGATGCTGCTTGCCAAGCCCCAAACATTCATGAACCTCTCCGGCGCGAGCGTCAGTGCAATTGCGAACTATTACAAAATAAAACCCAAGGATATCTGGGTTTTTCAGGATGATATTGATTTGCCGCTCGGTAAAATCCGGATCAGCCGAAACGCGTCGGCCGCCGGCCACCGCGGCGTGGAGAGCATTATTGACGCGCTCGGCACAAAGGATT
Protein-coding regions in this window:
- the der gene encoding ribosome biogenesis GTPase Der, translated to MKKNTKKPLIAIVGRTNVGKSMLFNKLSESNKALVSAIPGTTRDRNFADCLWRGLLIQIIDTGGYEHGGTGSITAGIKKQIESALRDADLIFFVASIQDGVLPEDIEFAKLVKKFNKKVIFLANKSDNQMLSVRVHDPEWRRLNLGVPRPISAASGVGLGDALDEAYAVLKKIKHPPQPIDKIQALKIAVIGKPNVGKSSLTNSLLGEERMIVSDIAFTTREPQDTFLSLEGKNYLIVDTAGIRKHAKIQKGLETKGVEKTKTVADIVDIILFVLNISEPIGVQDKMLAKLVAESGKGVIVIANKWDLLERHEEIGARMNEYIHAHLPHLAWAPISFISAKSGRNVQKILSIAETIQKERERTIPAEELESFLRSALKHSRPIGGEGMTVPPKIYGMAQIGIAPPEFEIVVKTKHVIHPNYLKYIEKRMREKFGFQGTPIIVKSRSR
- the pth gene encoding aminoacyl-tRNA hydrolase, which translates into the protein MILLIGLGNPGAKYKNTPHNLGFDALDRLCPDFKLNKKFKSQIAKGIFLGREMLLAKPQTFMNLSGASVSAIANYYKIKPKDIWVFQDDIDLPLGKIRISRNASAAGHRGVESIIDALGTKDFVRFRLGAKTPASEKIPSEDFVLKKFSKADRIRADKMVGLAIEAGEAAAQSGPPAAMNKYN